One Nematostella vectensis chromosome 10, jaNemVect1.1, whole genome shotgun sequence genomic window, ACTGCCAACTCAATCTGGGTCATGAAAGTGTAAAATGGGGTGCTGGATTTCACTTTTGGCCTGGCAAGCAGGGAATGGGTTTAGTGTAACAGAATTTTAGCTAACAGGAACGGGAATCGGTATGATAACGGTACAAACCCTACCCACAGCCCTTCAGGACCAGTCCCAGCCTAATAGCatgtacttttttttatcaatacaCAGGTGTAAGACTACAGAACGCTATCGAGCCAGTAGTTGTAGGACACTGGAATATCAGCAACATCATCACAGGGGAGAACATCAATTACGGGATGACTGAAGATGCATCCAATGTATTTGTCTTTCCCAAAGATGGAACTAGCCGGGCCCCCAGGCAGTTGATAGGATTTCTTGTAGAGCATTTCACTACATCAGGGGACACTGTCCTTGATAATGGAGCAGGAATGGGTAAATACTCACCACTGTTCTACGCTGTTGCATATGTTTCCCCTAGATACAGCGACACAGTGAGCTAGCCTCACAAATTAAGTTTATATGGTTTCTGGGAATAATTATTATACATATTTTAGCtgttttatttaaattcaGTTAAAATGTCTTTCATGTGACGGAATATGCGCATACACGGCCGCAACCACAGAAACGCATTCAATTTTATTTAGACCGTAGGGGTGAACATGTCATTCTGTACGTGGCTGACTGTATGCGTGCAAGTGGTTTGGTTTGTCTAACGCAGTAGCAGGCCTGCATAAccagtgggggggggggggatccgAGGTTTATGAAAAATACCACCTGGGTAGTGGTCTTCGTAAGGATGCCTGTAGAGGTTAAGATTCTATTTCTCTCTCCAGAATATACCATCGTGGAATGTCTAAGAACAAAACGAAACGCATTTGTGCTTGCCATGGATCCTGACAATGTGGTCAGAAAAGTCAATGCTCTCACCAAAGAGCCAGACCTGATGGAGTGCTGTGTCGATtgtgatgacgacgacgacagATGCTTAGCAGATATGTGAATGTATAAGGCCTGGACAATGACTACCCTTGTGGGGAGAACTGAGGTGCCGAATGCGAGCCATGTTTTTCTCTTGCCGCCTTAGCATAGTCTAGCACCGTGCCGCCTCCTGGGCCACGCGCATGCGTGCTACTGCCTCCATTCTTAGCGCCATTTCTACGCGTTGGTAGTGCGTTGGGTACCGTTCGCGCGTTACAGGTTAGATGACGCAACGTAGCTAGATATAAAAGGcttaaattttattatttataaaaagGGAAATATCGCTGTAGATTACAAGTGCCAATAAAGAATTTTCTAACAGTGCATGATTTGCCTTTCTCATTTACACCAGTCGCACACACAGCTTTTCCAAGAATGGCATTCCGGTTTGGCAGTTcccgttttcttttttaccaaCGTCAATGGCAGGATTATACCTTCCTTTTGGAACTCAGGGACGGGATTAATCTataccttgttttttttaaactctgGGTCTGTATAAAtgtatacattcctttttgaactccgggactgtataaatttatacattcctttttgaactccgggactgtataaatttatacattcctttttgaactcggggactgtataaatttataaattCCTATTTGAActcggggactgtataaatttatacattcctttttgaactcggggactgtataaatttatacattcctatttgaactcggggactgtataaatttatacattcctttttgaactccgggactgtataaatttatacattcctttttgaactcggggactgtataaatatatatgttACGATATGATCGGTCTCCCTGTGGTAGCGCCCGCTAGGAGTCAGCGGACTTGTACAGAGCGAACACTCGACTTGCAATGGCCGAATAAAGACATGTTCCAAACCCAGCTAGTACAGTAAATATGTCCCGAaacatggtgtcagaagtggCTGCTTTCAGTTAAAGCCGTGGGGATTTCCGCTGAGAAATTCTGCTGCAACACGAACGCTGAAAGTACAGATATTTCGAAGTTTAGTTGTCCCGTgagtccgccatcttggattttagAAATCGCCGAAAACACTGGGGATCGATCACAACATGGCAACGTATCAGATACCTGCTCCCGAAGGAATGAATTGCAATGGAGACGTCTCTAGTAATTGGAAAATATTCAGAGAAGCATACGAGGACTATCTTATAGCGACAGGTCTTGACGAAAAAGCAAAGCGATTGCAAGTAGCAACCCTGAAGAGCTGGATGGGGACGGAATGTAAAAAGATCTTGAAGCGACTCCAGCTGTCGGTGGCGGAGATGGAGGACCCAGGAGTCATTCTCAGAAAATTGGAAGAACACTTTGTCCCTGTCAGGAATATCTTATACGAAAGAAACATATTTCACAACACCGAGCAATTGCCCATGAGAGTATTGACCAATTCCTGATTAAGCTAAGACAGCTAGCAGAACCGTGCCTTTTTGGCACGCTAGAAGATGAAATGGTTAGAGACAGGTTAGTCCCGGGGCGAGGAGATGACCTATGTAGGGGACCTCTGGCAGTCTGAGTTTCAGCTTCTTTGGGTTAAGCTTCAGGTTTACTTGTCTTGCCCTGAAAACCAGCCATGCAGCCAACAAGTACCAAGCTTAAACTGTATGATGACAGTATTGTGCCAACACTTGGAGAATGCGACTTGGTATGCTGTTACAATGGAGAGGAACACAAGCTGAATTTCAAGATTGTAAGGGGAACGCAGAATCCTCTACTGTCTGGAGGGACATGCACCAACATGCAGCTGATCACAGTCCATGTAGTGAATAACATCTGCACACCTCAGAAAACGGCGCCACAAGACATATTCACTGAATATCAAGATGTTTTCCAAGGCCTTGGATGTCTGCCAGGCGAATACCATCTCGAGGTTGATAAAGATGTCCAGCCTGTAAAGCATACGCCACGACGAGTCGCAATACCCTTGAAAGCAGAGCTGAAAGCACACATTGCAGATCTCGAGAAGATGGAAGTCACAGAACCAACGGATTGGATAAGCAGTCAAGTTGTCGTACGGAAGGGTTCAAAGCTTCCACTTTGTATTGATCCCAAGGACTTAAACAAAGCTTTGAAGCGCTCACACTACCCGATGCCGACCATTGAAGATATCTTACCTGAATTAGCGAAGGCAAAAGTTTTCAGTGTTGCAGATGCTAAGAATGGTTTTTGGCAAGTAAAGCTGGACGAAGACAGCAGCTTCTTGACGACCTTCTGGACACCGTTCGGGAGATACAGATGGTTGAGAATGCCATTTGGAATCGCCACAGCACCGGAAGAATACCAGAGGCGCCAACCCGAAGTACTTGAAGGTCTCCAGGGCATCTATGTTGTCGCAGATGACATCCTCATCACAGGACAAGGAGAGACAGAAGAAGAAGCACTTCGAGATCACGACAGTAATCTAGTTGCATTACTGGAGAGGGCAAGACAAGTAAACCTGAAGCTTAACCCAAAGAAGCTGAAACTCAGACTGCCAGAGGTCCCCTACACAGGTCATCTCCTCACCCCGGGAGGCGTAAAACGAGATCCCGAAAAGGTCCGTGCAGTACAGGAAATGCCGCGTCCAGATGGGAAAAGCAAAGCTGAGAAAATAAAGGCTGTCCAACGGTTCCTCGGGTTTGTAAACTACTTAGCAAAGTTTGTACCGCATCTCGCAGATGAGAGTGAGCAACTAAGACGTCTCACAGACAAAGAAGCAGAGTGGGCGTGGGAACAACACCACCAAGACGCATTTGACAGGATCAAGAATCTAGTAGCAAATCATCCGGTCCTACGATATTACGACGTCAGCAAGCCAGTCACTATTCAGTGTGACAGCAGCGAAACTGGTCTTGGAGCCGCCTTACTGCAGGATGATCAGCAGGTGGCATTCGCATCAAGAACACTGACCCCAACAGAGCGCGGCTATGCTCAGATAGAAAAAGAGTGCTTGGCGATAGTTTTCGCGTGTGAAAGGTTTAACCAGTACATCTATGGAAGAGAATCGGTGCATGTACAGAGTGACCACAAGCCTCTGGAAGCAATCTTCCCCAAGCCGTTAACTTCAGCTCCAAAGCGTTTACAGGGCATGCTGCTGCGTCTGCAGAAGTTCAACTTAGATGTACGTTATAAGAAAGGTGTAGAGATGTACCTAGCAGACACACAATCTAGAGCACCATTGCCGGAGGTCGGTCCAGCCAAGAACAGTCTAAGACCAGAACACGAAGACGTCTGCCGGCTAGACATAGAGCAAGTTAATCCAACCGAATTTCTCAGAGTATCAGACGACGGTCTCAAGAGGATTCAGAAGGAGACCGAGTGTGATGAGAAGTTGCAACGTCTAAAAGAAACAGTGCTACAAGGCTGGCCTGAGACAAAACAAGAAGCAGATCCGAGAGTTGCTAAATATTGGACATACCGTGATGAAATAAGCGTCTATAATGGAGTGCTGTACAAGGGAGAGAGAGTTATTGTCCCGTCTTCCCTACGGAAAACACTCATGTCTCGCGTCCATGCAAGTCATCAAGGGGAGCAAGCATGTCTCCGAAGAGCGAGGGATGCTTTGTTTTT contains:
- the LOC116618365 gene encoding uncharacterized protein K02A2.6-like — translated: MQPTSTKLKLYDDSIVPTLGECDLVCCYNGEEHKLNFKIVRGTQNPLLSGGTCTNMQLITVHVVNNICTPQKTAPQDIFTEYQDVFQGLGCLPGEYHLEVDKDVQPVKHTPRRVAIPLKAELKAHIADLEKMEVTEPTDWISSQVVVRKGSKLPLCIDPKDLNKALKRSHYPMPTIEDILPELAKAKVFSVADAKNGFWQVKLDEDSSFLTTFWTPFGRYRWLRMPFGIATAPEEYQRRQPEVLEGLQGIYVVADDILITGQGETEEEALRDHDSNLVALLERARQVNLKLNPKKLKLRLPEVPYTGHLLTPGGVKRDPEKVRAVQEMPRPDGKSKAEKIKAVQRFLGFVNYLAKFVPHLADESEQLRRLTDKEAEWAWEQHHQDAFDRIKNLVANHPVLRYYDVSKPVTIQCDSSETGLGAALLQDDQQVAFASRTLTPTERGYAQIEKECLAIVFACERFNQYIYGRESVHVQSDHKPLEAIFPKPLTSAPKRLQGMLLRLQKFNLDVRYKKGVEMYLADTQSRAPLPEVGPAKNSLRPEHEDVCRLDIEQVNPTEFLRVSDDGLKRIQKETECDEKLQRLKETVLQGWPETKQEADPRVAKYWTYRDEISVYNGVLYKGERVIVPSSLRKTLMSRVHASHQGEQACLRRARDALFLPEMSQQIRDLVSSCSLCADHAPAQAKEPLMTPELPKRPWSIVAQDLYTLNGKDFLITVDAYSGFWEVDELTQATAANVINKTKQHFAHYGIPDRVYSDNGPQFANAEYTTFASSWKFEHQTSSPYHSQSNGLIEAAVKSAKKSAEEGE